The following are encoded together in the Phaseolus vulgaris cultivar G19833 chromosome 9, P. vulgaris v2.0, whole genome shotgun sequence genome:
- the LOC137822180 gene encoding uncharacterized protein, with translation MRLMCEEMGICQIFLSVEHPQFNGQVEAANKVILQGLKKKLGAAKARWVEILPEVVWSYHTMVQSTTKETPFGLVYGGDVVLPIEIEMISRRVDDYLEKGSKKGRLFQLDTIDELRNKEKIWGATQNNNRDNTFEQGTREGFQGMRYCLKKGRRNK, from the coding sequence ATGAGGCTTATGTGTGAAGAAATGGGAATTTGTCAGATATTCTTGTCAGTGGAGCATCCTCAATTCAATGGGCAAGTCGAGGCGGCAAACAAGGTTATCCTACAGGGTTTGAAGAAAAAGCTGGGAGCGGCCAAAGCCAGATGGGTGGAGATTTTGCCTGAAGTAGTTTGGTCGTATCATACAATGGTGCAATCAACAACAAAGGAGACACCTTTTGGGTTGGTTTATGGTGGGGATGTTGTGTTACCCATTGAGATAGAAATGATATCTAGAAGGGTGGACGACTATTTAGAAAAAGGGTCGAAAAAAGGAAGACTTTTTCAGCTAGATACCATTGATGAACTAAGAAACAAGGAAAAAATTTGGGGAGCAACTCAAAACAATAATAGAGACAATACATTTGAGCAAGGTACACGCGAGGGATTTCAGGGAATGAGATATTGTCTTAAGAAAGGTAGGAGAAATAAATAG